In Oxyura jamaicensis isolate SHBP4307 breed ruddy duck chromosome 20, BPBGC_Ojam_1.0, whole genome shotgun sequence, the following are encoded in one genomic region:
- the RBPJL gene encoding LOW QUALITY PROTEIN: recombining binding protein suppressor of hairless-like protein (The sequence of the model RefSeq protein was modified relative to this genomic sequence to represent the inferred CDS: inserted 2 bases in 1 codon) — MMQLICTATSVTLPPLASPCPKEANQELLNDGSCWTIIGTEMVEYTFSESLACAREPVSPVPLIAALQLTGGGDLAMLEVQGEQFHAHLKVWFGDMEAETMSRSPTSLMCVVPDVSTFGSDWRWLRYPITAPXLIRDDGLIHSSSFTFTYTPEQSLLLGQPVPSDIPQDSDTLLDSIHQEFTRTNFHLSMQS, encoded by the exons ATGATGCAGCTCATCTGTACGGCCACCAGCGTCACCCTGCCTCCCCTG GCATCTCCGTGCCCGAAGGAAGCCAACCAGGAGCTACTGAACGACGGCAGCTGCTGGACCATCATCGGCACCGAGATGGTGGAGTACACCTTCAGCGAGAGCCTGGCCTGCGCCCGCGAGCCCGTCAGCCCCGTGCCGCTCATCGCTGCCCTGCAG CTGACCGGCGGCGGGGATCTGGCCATGCTGGAGGTGCAGGGCGAGCAATTCCACGCACACCTCAAGGTCTGGTTCGGAGACATGGAGGCAGAGACGATGTCCAG GAGCCCCACATCCCTGATGTGTGTCGTCCCCGATGTCTCCACCTTCGGCAGTGACTGGAGGTGGCTGCGATACCCCATCACAGCTCC GCTGATCAGGGATGATGGCCTCATCCACTCCAGCTCGTTCACCTTCACCTACACCCCGGAGCAGAGCCTCCTGCTGGGACAGCCGGTCCCTTCGGACATCCCGCAGGACTCGGACACACTGCTCGACAGCATCCACCAGGAGTTCACCAGGACCAACTTCCACCTCTCCATGCAGAGCTAG